Genomic window (Microcaecilia unicolor chromosome 8, aMicUni1.1, whole genome shotgun sequence):
ACGTGTATAGGTTGCAGCTTTCTCTTGGCCTGGTGGTCTGCAAGGAAGTATATTTGCTGAGGTTTTATCTGTTGGAATGCCTATTTGAATGTgatgtgtgtttttcttttttatttggtTTGTTCCATTTGTTTGGAGCGTGAAGTATATTGCTTTCCTATTTTAATTGGCGTTCTGCTCTGTTCTTACTTATTGTTATGTAAACCACTCTTGACTTGTCTGATAAataaggtagtatatcaaatattttaaagtattaaaattattaaactattctataactaggtgtatAATTGTGCGTGCAACAGAAAATGACACAGGAACAAAAtatgtccccatccccacaagagTACAAAATCTCATTTGTACAAAAAGCCAGTGATTCTCTTTTATTGAAAATGATGGCCTCACGCTACCTTCCCCACGATTGGCCCGTTACGAGTCCACACACTCATCAGCTTTCTTTCTCCTAGCCCCTAAGCTTTGGAATTCTTCTTCCATCAATCAGAGCTCAAACTTATTTCCCTAAATTTAAGTTGAGGTTGAAAACCCATTTTTTTTCAACTAGCTTTTAGGCTTCTAGCCTCATCTCACCGATTTGATTTTTTCATATGCTCTCAGGGACCCGGGATCATCAATAATCATGTACTCCTGTtgttttttgtgtatttctgttgTTGTTTTGTGTATGAATGGTTTCTGACCTATCGAGAATTGGAGTTCCTTTTCAGATTTTATGTTGATTGgtgtttattgtaaactgctgtgttcAATTAACTTTGCAAAGTTGGTATAATAAGTTCTCAATAAACTATAAATTATAACTATTTCGGTGGAGTTTGACTTTACATGGACAGGGTGTGGATAGGGactaactttgtccccatgtcattctctcaTGTGCAATTctgcacaccatttatagaactaggggacagaGTGTACTTAAGAACTGAACGTATGGGTTCAAAGCAGGAGCTATTTCTGTGTGGACTCTGTTAGATTTTCAAAGGCATGTTTCCTTCTGCTTTAAAAAGTGCCCAGGAAATCTATAacttacatttacacctgctatttggGGTGCACAACTTTTCTAGGTTAATCTATGTGCATATGCTTGAATTTTCATAAGTATATGCATGAATGTGAAACCCTCCAGTAACATACAGGCAATAGATGTATATTTTACCTGCACACAAAGTGTCAAAGCCCATGTCTGTGATTAAAGCGCTGAGGATGTGAGTacaatatttattgatttatattttgctcacacctttttcagtagtagctcaaggtgagttacattcaggtactctggatatttctctgtcccaggagggctcacaatctaagtttgtacccgaggcaatggagggttaagtgacttgcccaagatcacaaggagcagcagcgggatttgaaccggccacctctggattgcaagaccggtgctctaaccactaggcattaAAAGTCACCCATGCACAATACCCAAACAGAGTAGAGGTgtccctgggggtgggggggtggggagacatTTGTATTTGAACCTgattgtaaactgccctgaaTGACTCTGGTCAGTAGTATATAAAATTCTATTTAAATACATGCATATGTATATAAATTAAGCAAGAACATTTGTACGTGCTAGCAGCAGGCTTTTAAAGTCTCCCTACACCAGTCTGTTCTGCTCTTCCCTTGTGTCTCTCCAAGATAATGAGGCACCAATGGCAATCGTCCATGTGCCTGTAACCTGGATTACACAGAAAGGCGTGGCCTATTTCAAACTAGCGTCGTGAGCACCTCAGCTGCGGTATGGATTAGAGAATACAGCAATAGATACACTGGAAAATAAAAGCACAAGCTTTGTGGATGGCAAAAGAGCATTCTGCTGCGACACAAATCAATGTACTGCACATTGCAACTTCCCTTCCAAAACCAAACAAGGAAAGATACACAGTGCAATTTCTAGCAGCCGTCTTTCCTGCAAAATCTATTAAACTTTTGGGAAACATCTGTAAGTTTCATAGGAAAACATAACTTTGGTTTCTATACACATAATCCTAACATTAAATCTGGTTGCTGTAGGTTGGGAAGATAACATGTACGCAGACACATCAGTCCATTTGAAACACAAAAACTTCCAGCGTTGTTGGCAGCATCTGTCAGCTTTATAGAAAATTGTCTTGATTTCTAACTTTTctataaatactagtaaaaaagccccgtttctgatgcaaatgaaacgggggctagcaatgttttcttctgtgtgcatgtgggagtgtgtgtgtccctgccctctggcctctctcccctcccccctctgagtccttcactgttacagagccagcgatttgatttcgtgctctgctgttttccttcactgactgtgttacagagagggcggggcagacactcatagggaaaccggatatctcgcccccttcacacttccggctggaggcttcatagaacgttggtgttgccttttatatagagagattcctGTCCTGCAGTGTGGCTTGTCTAGATCAAATGGTTCAGGAGAAATTGTGCATATAAGTGTTAAAAAGGGTGAGAAATATTAATTCTCTCTCTTATCCGCCTGGTTCAGTGCTCTGAGGCAgcatcataggcgtagactgggggggggggggcgagggggggcaatgccccccaaacgatgacgaggcgccgccgcgccagtagttaagaaaaaaaaaaaagcaggcaaacgctcctctccgtccgcttggcttccctgccctctctgtctgcgtcccgccttcctctgacgtcatttcctttcgggcggggcgcagacagagagggcagggaagccaagcagacggagaggagcgtgtccatctacccccctctctccggcgcaggcagcattctttttcagcgttcctgacagcagtagcgatgtacacgctgccttcggctctgccccgaagccttctcttcaagttcctgttcccgcataggtgggaacaggaacttgaagaaaaggcttccggggcagaccgaaggcagcgtgtacatcgctactgcTGCCATGAACGCTGAAacagactgctgcctgcaccggagggagggaggaagagagggggctagacggagtcacgatcttggacctcgtggggggggggggcagcagaagaaagatggatggaactgggaggggtggggagcagatggaagatggatgggactgggaggggtggggagcagagggaaggagcaagagatggatgggactgggagcgttgggagcagagggaaggaccaggagatggattggactgggaggggtggggagcagagggaaggagcaagagatggatgggactgggaggggtggggagcagagggatggaccaggagatggattggattgggagaggtcaggcacagcagagggaaggagcagaagatggatgggacggagggatggtgagcagagggaaggaacagaagatggatgggactgggaggggtggggagcagagggaaggagcaagagatggatgggactgggagggtggggagcagagggaagcctactggaaagaagacactgtataaaacagaagacactgggaccaaagcgaatagaaaaactaaatgatcagacaacaaaggtagataaaagtattttattcagaatttattaattgaaatatgtcagctttttgaaatgtgcatctgtgatattttgcctgtaaatttcaattccttcctccatattagcatactcatttgcatatgtatatatgcaaatgaatatgctaatatgctccgcccatcctttgccccccccaaatgaaacagtcaaactacgcctatgggcaGCATGATGCAACCTAGGAAGAGAAATGACTAGTCAAGTTGAAATAATGTGAACTCCCTTTTAAAGAAGTTAGGTAAGATGTTCCTTTAATTCAAAGCTGCAATATTTAGAGTGAAACACCAGGAAGGTCATTTTAAAACCATCTTGACATGTAAATGGCACTATTTACCTGTGTAGCTTTCAAAAAGCACTACTTATAAGGGGAGATGGGAATCCACATATATGCAAACAAAATATTGGGTTGTGCGTCAGCTCAGAAGAttgcacagaattttaaaaagtgtttattACAGCCAGGGCTTTATATGAGTGATTTAAGAGTCccccatttaaaacaaatatctacctctaatgtttaaaaaaaacaccatgAGCAGCAGCTTCAAATGCTAATTGCTGTTGCTCATATTTTTTCAAGATTGGAGGACTAGAAGATCAGTATTCATAGGTgaaggttcaaaaatggccacttccaCAGGGCAGTGCCAGCACTTACACCTAGAAGCTGCTGCATGGTGCAGCTCTGTTTCCACATAGAGCCTTTCAAAATTTCTACCTTCTGTGTATGTGCTGGAAAATACAAGTGTATTAATATAACTTGTCCTGAAATGTGGCTTCTCTAGATCAAATGGTTCAGGAGAAACTGTGCACATAAAGATAGAAAAAGATAAGAAGTATTCATTTCATCTCATATCCAACCCATGCAAAATAGCCTAAGAAATCTCACAGAAAAAGGAGTCCACAGCACTGGGGATGTTGGAATCTCACAGTCCTTCAACTGTACTGAACCTTTATCTCTCACGTTTCTGCAGAAACATGTCTCTCAAAACACAGGTTTAAATGGTCTATTTTAGAACTCCTGAGAATCATATCGTATACAAGAAATGCACAGGATTCGCAAGCCTCTGGTCGAGCATTACTGATGATGCAGAATATATAACCTATACAGTCCaacctaacccctccccccccccccaaaatgcgtGCTGCCTACGTGCACATTGTTTAAAACAGACAGTTTAGTATAGATAAGAACAAATCAAGAGCACCCATCATTTTATTCTGAATGTGCAAACCATCTAGCAAGGTTTTGTCTGATAAAAGCAAAGTACTTGAGCTAAAGGGAAGAGTATTaacatttctttctttccccttCTACAGATTTTCCAAAAGAAAAGCATGGTGCAAAGaacatttcagaaaaggaaacAATGACCCAGCTGGATGCAGTCAAGTCTGGATTTATTCTGTGCCTTGGCATCTGTATCTTTATCTGCACTTTTATTTATATAAACTCTTCTGCTCCTAAGGAGCCAACCGAACAGTCATTTCTTCCCAACGTGCTCGAATGTGGATTTTACCCAGATGAGCTCTGCTCAGCTCTCTTCCGGGGGGTGACAGCAGCACCAGTAATTGGAAATTTCTGCCAACAAGCTATTCCCAAGGGGGCAAAACAAGTCCCAAACCTTCTGCAAAATCCAGGCAATTGCTCACGAATGGTTAAAGAATTGCATATCATAACCAAAGCCCTGTCTGAGGAAGAAGCCACTTTCTCCTTGGCATACATCGTAACCATTCACAAAGAGCTGGAGATGTTTGTAAAGCTATTCAGAGCCATATATGCACCTCAGAATGTTTACTGCATCCACATTGATGAAAAGTCCTCCAAGACCTACAAGAATGCTGTCCAAAGCCTGGTCAACTGTTTTCAGAATGTTTTTATTGCATCCAAGAGAGAGAATGTGGTGTATGCAGGATTTTCAAGACTCCAAGCAGACATTAACTGTATGAAGGACCTACTTCGTTCCAAAATTCAGTGGAAATATATCATTAACCTTTGTGGACAGGATTACCCAATTAAGACAAATCGGGAGATCATTCGATACCTTAAGAGCAAATGGAACGGGAAAAACATAACTCCTGGTGTCATTCAACCAGCCCATATAAAACACAGAACACGTGTTAGTTACAAGGAGTTTGTTAATGTTGGAGTATCGTATGTATATCCGACCACCAATGTAAAAGACGGACCGCCACATAACCTCACCATATACTTTGGCACAGCTTATTATGCACTCACTAGGAAGTTTGCAGAGTTTGCACTGACGGATGAGAATGCAAAAGACTTACTCCAATGGTCAAAGGACACATACAGTCCAGATGAGCACTACTGGGTTACACTGAATCGTTTGAAAGGCAAGGAATACATTTATTAACAACAtcccttaaaaaaacaaaacaataaagtgCCAACGTTGATGATATAGAATAATACCCCATAAGAGTCTTGCAGGACTGCCAAGTCTCTTATGTGGTATTATTCTATATCAATGTTCACTTaacagagaatgacacggggacaaagtttgtccccgtccccaccccatccccatgggttctgtttccatccccaccccgtccccgcaggccctgtctccatccccacaggttctatcCCAGTCCCCgctccatccccatgggctctgtcctcatctgcagaagcctcgaacaattatgattttatatttaaatctttttattaaagtataaaaaggaacaatatgctgtgcaactattgtatataaattacaaatagaaaacaataataacagcaagcagctataataacccccctcaccaccaccaacaatagctgatttccaCTACCCCAAGGaaacctaatccaccctgttaaattgtccaggggtacCAAATACAactcattctgtatgccctagctggggagaaatatgccctatgaagcactattatgatttttaaatctgtggatgaataagattcagtctagctctcctatattccacagtcctttctgcaatagaagatgtcttcttacaagatgtacaggatctcccatgcaaattttgctagttgtggccagcatgtttgcttattttgtccaaaaaatcaaaatattgttgtctgcattactcaaacataaataacaatccagtgtattaacaggcttcaaagtagaaaatgacacagggacaaagtttgtccccgtcctcatgggctctgttcccatccccgCTCCCGTGGGCTGTGTCCCCGTCCctatccccgcggttactgcaggtccccatCCCACTCTCTACTTCATATACACCATACATGAACATAAGGAAATATTACCTGGGTAGTACAGTAGTCAGTGCATATAACCATGAATGTGAATTTTGGAAATCCCATTTTATCATTCATTAAATgacaccaagaggcatattttcaaagcacttagatttacaaagttccacagtaacttacagaactttgtaagtctaagtactttgaaaatgagccctaaagtCATGAATCCTTCTCTTTATTTTTTCCGAGTCTTTGTTTTCTCCCTCTGAGGTTCTGCTGCTGTTACACCTCTCAGTGGCAAatgcctagatcttttttttttatcaactcACTTATGTAGGCACATCAATTCaatctggatttctggacaattATAATATGCAAGAGAGATGCACATACACTGGACTCCAGGGTACATAAATGTCTCATAAGCATACCCTGAAACCCAGACTGGTTGATGCTCCTCCAAGATAAGGTTGGGAATCACTTTTTTAGACATCTGAAGGGATCCTCACTGGTTTGAGGAGTCTGATTCATGAGACATGACCTCAgtcaccttccttctctccctccatcctggtGGCATGCCTAGGCCTAACTTACCCTAATCGATGTGGAATCTAAACTTGGATCCCTGCAATGCCTGTGCCATGGGGCTGGCCCATTTACTGTTATGGCATTCATACAGCATTGTCTCCCAGGAAGCCTTACAACATATTACACACAGGTATGGGACTCGGTTCCAGAACGCTCACCATGTAAGTGGGCACCCAAGTTATTTTTCTTGTTCAGATTTAGGATTGTCCATTATTTCCAATATAGAAATaacctttttgaagctgtttaGCATAGCTGCACTAGGTAAGTCTTGAGtttgacatcctttctaaaatgccgctcTATCTTATCATTACGGCCAAATTTCGTTTTGGTCTGGAGAAACTGGACTTTTGTAAACTCAAAATCCGGAGGTCCAAGTCAGTATGTCACAAATGGACGTCCAGCTcacatgcattttagaacaggataaagtttattctaaaatacatgcaagatggatatccatgtgctggaaacattGAGCATGAAcgttcattttacaaactgagggccctgtttactaaggtgcgtcagcatttttaatgcacctaccaCTTTGCCGTCACCGCTGCtgcttaagaacataacataagaacagccatactgggtcagaccaatggtccatccagcccagtatcctgcttttttgcagtggccaatccaggtcacaagtacctggcagttcAGTTAGTAGAAgtattccaagctaccaatcccagggcaaacgcGCTAGTTGTgcaggtgcctatagggatattgtaggtgcgtacacagttaatgcgcgtacatggttaacgcgcctatatcacggattagtaaacagggccctgaaacgtccaaattatgaaggggggaaaacaagggacatggatgtctgtgtgacagcagaggaacatccatcttataaaatggccacacagacattgaTGCAGAGTAGAGggacagcctaatggttagagctatGAACCAAGGAACCCAAGTTCAAATCACACTTCATCtcttaagtattttttaaaaattgtgagccctccaggaacaacaacaaaaaaaagaaatcctactgtacctgaatgtataccgcTTCAATAATCTTCAGCcttgcaggtgtcatatatttatttttatttatgacatttatatcttgcattagcccgagtagaactcaggtgaacatgttcaaaatatattaacagaaagtaaaatacatcatataatgttagagttagaaacagatgtaattaaatacttagtgATTTTCAGGTGCAGTAGTTATTTTTCTGTCctgggagggctcacaattaaaaaaatatattaaaaaaatattagaaaaagagctgaagtggaatttgaacctgaacCTGGATTCCTAGGTTctcaatccactgcactaaccattaaactacTCTTCAGATCTGCATGCTGCCTGTTAAGAATGTCCACAGTACCTGAAACTGTCATTTGGGGGAAAGgaagcaaccactgggggattaaggaggtgtgcttaatccctccagtggacagttactcaatcagagcacctttctgtaacctggatgtgccaagtaccagCTCTAAATACAGACATCCATCCTTTTAGACTGGACATCCTTTCTCCTTCTGCGatcagagttggatgtccatatttgaCCCCTCCCCAGTACTGTCCAGCCATGCCCCCTTGACATATGGCCTAGTATGgtgttagacatccatatcctggctttatgtAGGACAGCAGAACCCCTGGGTCTGATTTAAAATATAAGTTAAACAATATAATAAAgtataaacatttaaaaattgaGAAATATAATTAGGTGaaccgatgaagaggtgggtgctgatAACATtgccatatatataaaaaaatatttggcaATGAGCACCGCTGACATCACTATATAACGTGCTAATGAAAGTGAAAGCGAAAAAGTTATCTTAAAGAAGATCTATGTGAAATTTTCTTATTGAAGAATTTTTCTATTTAAATTTAGTTGGGTACCTTATATAAATTTGACTGAAATAAGCCATTGATGAGTATTTATGTAATTGCAGACATcccaagtctcctgcattcaccccaggattctatacagcatgcgaaaatttaggcgtattctataactacatgcatagattcattttttaacaagctgttaaacgTTAACAGATcttaagcaataacgagcactaattggcaaaacttAGAATTTATttgcgtacattgctaagcgtattctgtaatgtactgcacctaaattctaatgcgtgcaggcagaaaggggcgtttcatgggcgttccaaaaactacgtgcgttgttataaaatatgggccagtgtgaataaatctacacgcagggatttacatcagcttttcattggtgtaaaaggACGTGCATAGATTTCATTTCTAAATACCACGTGTAGATTTATGTGccatatttagaatacacttaggcgtaattgcctaacatgcgttaattttaggtgtcatatatagaattgggccctCAGTGGGAGACTCCCACTTTGACAGGTCATCTCaagcactcccgccaaagcgggaaattTTCCCGCTGAAACACTACCACTTTGCCGTCACCGCTGCtgcttaagaacataacataagaacagccatactgggtcagaccaatggtccatccagcccagtatcctgcttttttgcagtggccaatccaggtcacaagtacctggcagttcAGTTAGTAGAAgtattccaagctaccaatcccagggcaagcagtggcttcccccatgtccatgtccatagcaggctatggacttttcctccaggaacttgttcaaatctttttaaaacccagatacactaactgctgttaccacatcctccggcaacaagccccagagcttaactattctttgagtgaaaaaatatttcttgctatttattttaaaagtatttccatgcaatttcattgagtgtcccctgatctttgtactttttgaacaaCAGAAAAAACAATTCACCTCcattcattccactccactcaggattttgtagacctcaatcatattccccccccccccccagccgtctcttttccaagctgaagaaccctaacctctttcctTTCTTCATACGGGA
Coding sequences:
- the LOC115476330 gene encoding beta-1,3-galactosyl-O-glycosyl-glycoprotein beta-1,6-N-acetylglucosaminyltransferase 7-like encodes the protein MTQLDAVKSGFILCLGICIFICTFIYINSSAPKEPTEQSFLPNVLECGFYPDELCSALFRGVTAAPVIGNFCQQAIPKGAKQVPNLLQNPGNCSRMVKELHIITKALSEEEATFSLAYIVTIHKELEMFVKLFRAIYAPQNVYCIHIDEKSSKTYKNAVQSLVNCFQNVFIASKRENVVYAGFSRLQADINCMKDLLRSKIQWKYIINLCGQDYPIKTNREIIRYLKSKWNGKNITPGVIQPAHIKHRTRVSYKEFVNVGVSYVYPTTNVKDGPPHNLTIYFGTAYYALTRKFAEFALTDENAKDLLQWSKDTYSPDEHYWVTLNRLKDAPGATPDAQWEGHVRAIKWRDQEGHSHSGCKGHYIRDICVYGLGDLQWIIESPHLFANKFEFSKYPLVIECLERRFRLKVLQQAEVPLEAHWHFQQDNYFNLKLNV